A genomic window from Carassius carassius chromosome 29, fCarCar2.1, whole genome shotgun sequence includes:
- the LOC132109927 gene encoding spondin-2-like, giving the protein MMSSEVFVPGWLQQLLVVLLRFALTNGAECSARGPASYILVFTGHWSPQTFPKQYPLFRPPAQWSKLMAVTHNEQYRLWQEGAPASDGMKSFAEQGLTVDLVKDAKEARKRRVVGSMYRTAGIPSGFGHSSTELLLTPRSPLLSLIVKVIPSPDWFVGVDSLNLCEGGQWKQEVTFDLHPFDAGTDSGFTFSSPNFPTIPPENITMITSQKPNHPANSFYYPRLTELPPLATIWVKRQGRTQNRVSNHILPDTTKPHRFSETPLDCEVSMWSSWGLCLRPCSRGGLRHRTRYILLKPANSGTPCPELEEQEECTPHNCLAYQ; this is encoded by the exons ATGATGTCATCAGAGGTCTTTGTCCCTGGTTGGCTGCAGCAGCTGCTGGTCGTGCTGCTCAGGTTTGCTCTGACCAATGGGGCGGAGTGCAGCGCTCGAGGACCCGCCTCTTACATCCTGGTGTTCACCGGCCACTGGAGTCCACAGACCTTCCCCAAACAGTATCCCTTATTCCGACCACCTGCACAGTGGTCCAAACTCATGG CCGTGACCCATAATGAGCAGTACCGGCTGTGGCAGGAGGGGGCGCCCGCCAGCGATGGCATGAAGAGCTTCGCTGAGCAGGGACTCACGGTGGATCTGGTGAAGGATGCCAAGGAGGCGAGGAAGAGGCGAGTGGTGGGGTCCATGTACCGCACAGCCGGGATCCCCTCAGGCTTCGGCCACAGCTCCACAGAGCTGCTCTTGACGCCCAGGTCCCCGCTG CTGTCTCTGATAGTGAAAGTGATCCCCAGTCCAGACTGGTTCGTGGGGGTGGACAGTCTGAACCTGTGTGAGGGTGGGCAatggaaacaggaagtgacctTTGACTTGCACCCATTTGATGCTGGCACAGATAGCGGCTTCACTTTCTCCTCGCCAAACTTTCCAACAATACCCCCAGAAAATATCACCATG ATCACCTCTCAGAAGCCAAACCACCCGGCAAATTCCTTCTATTACCCTCGGCTAACCGAACTCCCGCCTCTGGCCACTATTTGGGTGAAGCGACAGGGCCGCACACAGAACCGAGTGTCCAATCACATCCTGCCGGACACAACCAAACCCCACAGATTCTCAG AAACGCCGCTGGACTGCGAGGTGTCGATGTGGTCGTCCTGGGGCCTGTGTCTGAGGCCGTGCTCTCGGGGAGGCCTGCGCCATCGCACCCGTTACATCCTGCTCAAACCGGCCAATAGTGGCACGCCGTGCCCCGAGCTGGAGGAGCAGGAGGAGTGCACGCCGCACAACTGCCTGGCGTATCAGTGA